Genomic segment of Verrucomicrobiota bacterium:
GACCATGTGCGACGCAACCATCACGAACTGCACGATCGCGGGCAACGAGTCGTGGCAAAGCGGCGGCGGCCTCTATTGCTTCGGCTCGACCACCACGACGATCAGCAGCTGCACGATCAGCGGGAACCGGTGCTCCAACTCGTCGACCGGCCACGGAATCTTGTGCGATGAGAACGCCAGCGCGACCATGACCAACTGTCTTCTGTGGGGAAACACGGCGGGCAGTGGCACGCAGATCAGACTCTGGTCTTCCACGTCCCCATCCACGCTGATTGTCAGGTACAGCAACGTACAAGGCGGGGCCGCCGAGGCGTATGTCGCCGCCGGCTGCACGCTCGACCTGGACGGCACGAACATTGACGCCGACCCGCTCCTCGCGGCCGACGGCCATCTTACGGCCGGGTCGCCGTGCATCGACAGGTGTCCGACCGGCCCGGCGCACGACATTGACGCCGAAGCGCGGCCGGTGGACGTGCCGGGGATGGGCAGCGGCTGGAACACATACGACATCGGCTCTGATGAGTTCGCGGACGCCGATAGCAACAGTTTCCCGGACTGGTGGGAGCTCACGTACTTCGGCTCGGCCACGGGCGCCGAGCAGAGCGTCGACGAGGAGCCGGACGGTCTGACGAACTTCGAAGAGTACACACTCGGGACCGATCCAGTCCAGGCGGACACTGACGGTGACGGCCGCGCCGATGGCCAGGAGCTCGTCGACGGGACGAATCCGCTCCATGCGGACAACGTGGAGATGACCTACTACGTGAACGGCGACCCGCTTGTGGGGAGTGACACGTACGACGGCCTGGCTCCCTCGTATGATGGGTTCCACGGTCCGAAGCTGACAATCCAGGCGGGCATTGACAGTGCGCCGGTCGAGCTGGACTACACGGTGTCGGTGGCGCCTGGCACATACACGGGCTCCGGGAACAAGGACCTTGATTTCGGGCACGGTCTCGCGGTGGGCACCAGGGAGATCGTTCTCCGAGCAGTGACCGGTGCTGAAGTCACGATCATCGATTGTGAAGGCTCGGGGCGAGGCTTCCACTTCCACCGAGGAGAGACGACCGCGTCTGTTGTTGACGGCTTCGCGATCATTGAAGGACGTTACAGCTTCGGCGGAGGCATCCTCTGCGACCACGCCAGTCCGTTGATACGGAACTGCGTCATAGCGGGATGCTTCTCCCATCCTGTGGGCGGCGGCCTATTCCTGGCGGCGAGCAGCCCGACAATCGAGAACTGCCTCGTCGTTGACAACTCTGCAACCGCCGGGGGCGCCGGAATGGGATGCCTCGGATCCTGCAGCCCGACGATCTTCAGCTCGACCTTCGTCGGGAATTCGCCGGACGGGGTGGTTGGGGGCCTGGGGACTCTGACCATGTCGGACTGCATAGTCGCGGGCAACGTCAGCAGACAGCTCGTCGCGGGGACGGCCACCATTCGCAACTCGTGTATCCAGGATGGCACGGGCCAACCGTGGTTCGATCCGGTCACATGCATTGATGCGGATCCGTTGTTTGTGAGCGGGCCGCTGCACGACTACTACCTGAGCCAGACGGCGGCGGGGCAAGCAGTGACAAGCCCGTGTGTGGATGCGGGCAGCGATACAGCGGTGAACCTCGGGCTCGCGCAGTTGTCTACGCGCACGGACAGCATGTGGGACGACGGTATTGTCGACATGGGCTATCACGCCCCCTACGTTCTGGAGATCTCCTCGATCTCGCGCAGCGGTGACGATATCACGATACACTGGAATGCCCTGCCCAGCGCGAGCTACGTCGTCGGGTGGTCGGAGGACCACTTCGTGTGGAACGAGGTGCCTGTGGGCGCGGTCGAGGCATGGACGGATGTGGGCGTGTTGGCGGGCACGCCGACGGGCGCGCATCGCTATTACCGCGTGCGCGAGGACGTGGCGGCGCCAGCGCCAGGCGGTGCTGCGACAAGGACGACCGACGACGAGACTTTGAGGCGGGAGAACGGCGGGCCGGGGGCGACCCGCCCCACATCGCACGCGACGCGGCCGCCGCAGTCGATTGTCGGCCCGAATGTGCGCAGCGGCGGGAATGTCGCGCGGCGCGACGGCGCGTCGGGCGGGGCTGGGAACGTGTCGGGGAACTAACCACCGATCTCCACGGATGGCACAGATCAGCACGGGTTCTTCTTGGACAGGATCGACAGGATTGCTCGGATGAGGAGAATCAGGTCCATCCTGTTGATCCTGTCAATCCTGTCAACTCTGTCTACTCCCCTCCTCGTGCTGGTCGTCATGTCCACTCGTCTTGGTTCTGCTGGTCTGCGCCGATCTGTGTTGATCTCTGCGATCTGTGGCTGGACCGGCCAGTGGAAAACGGTGGTTGATTCCGGCTGGGGGGTCGGCTAGCATCTCGGTATGGCGACGATTGATGATCTGAATGTGGTGTCGGTCCAGGGGGCGTTCTTCGTCCGGGATCTCGACCTTTCGAGTCCGCTCGCGCTGGCACAGGGCTTGAACAGCGCGTGCGGCAATCTGTTCGACGGGCCGCCGGCCGTGCTGCCGGTGCCGCCCGCGGGTCAGGCCGGGCCGCAGCAGGCGGGCACGGTGCCGGGCCCGAACGTCCCGCCGAACGTGCCGATCATTGTGCTCAAGACGCGCGATGAGCAGCAGAACCTGAACGTGGCGCGCGAGCGGATTGACTACCGGCGTTTTTTCCGCGGCGGACCGTCGGTGGCGTTGCCGAAGGTGTGGGGCGCATGCGATGTGATCCTCGGGCAGATCGGCGAATACCTGACCGTCAAGCAGCCGGCGACGGTGTGGCGGCTGGGATTTGTCGTGCAGTTTTTCGCCAAGCTGGAGTACAGCGCCAACGTGCACCTGGCGGGCGCCTACCTGCGCAACGGGGTGCTCGAGGGGGCCGCCGACCTGCAGATCAACGCACTGCACCGCACGAGCGTGGCCGACATCCCGGCCAACCGATGGATCCGCCTCAAGCCGGTGCGCAATAAGCAGAATCCCGCCGACGATTCGGCCATGATCGCCGAGATCGATATCAACACGCCCGCCGACCAGCCGGCCGAGTTCTCGCAGGAAGAGATCGAGGACTTCTTCGGCGGCGCGTACGACCACCTGCGCACGCACGCGGTCGAGCAGATCATCCTGCCGTAGGCTTCTGCGCCCTTCCCCACTCACGCCTGAGGCAGTCGGCTATGCAAGCCTTTCAGGCTATTGGCGGGGGTGGTGTGCCTCTGTCCCCAGGGCGCTGCCCTGGGCTTTCCTACAGAGCCCCTTCGGGGCAATCACAATGGGACAGACAACAGGACCCTCGACGAGCAGTTGGGTATGCAAGCCTTTCAGGCTATTGGTGGGGGTGGTGTGCTTCTTCCCCCAGGGCGTTGCCCTGGGCTTTCCTACAGAGCCCCTTCGGGGTAATCACAATGGGGAAAAGGATGGGATCCTCGACGAGCATTATGGGTCGTGGTCTGTTTCGGGCGTGGCGGCGGCGCGGGCTTCTTGTTCGCGGTGGGCGGTGCGGATGGTTTCGGCGCGGGCGCGGAGTCTACAGGCGGCGGCACGGACGTGTGTGTTGGATTTCGCCTCAAGTCGGGGCAGGTTTTGCCGATAGGTCACGTGGGGGTACTGGTTGCGCGGCCGAAGTGTGGCCGGGTTGCGGGACTTACGGGTCCAGCGGCCTGGCGGCGAAACTTCGGTTTTTTTGTGCAACATGGAGGTTTGGGCATGAAGCAGATTACTCTGCTCTGCCTGGGTGTCCTGATGGCGGCAGCGGCTGGGTGCGGTCAGGACAAGACATCGAACGTGCAGGCGACGCCGGCCGATCCGCCGGTGGCGAAGGGGCTCGAGGTTCTCTCGCCAAGTGACCAGTCGGTCGTACTCATTGATGGGATCGATCGGCCGGGCAGGCTGGTGGCGACGCTGCGGTGGCCGGGGTCGGACTCGAGGGTGACGGCGTTTTTCCGCAACGGGACTCCGGATAACCGCGGGTGGCTCAAGGCGCGCAGTCCGATGACGACGACGACGGTGGTGACGCAAGCCGACGTGGACGACGGCGCGGGCTGGACGCTCAACATCGAGAACTCGTCGTGCTGCCGGCTGGTGATGGTGCGGTACACGGTGAAGTTCGTGCCGGACGAGGCACCGGCAACGGGCGAGTCGGTCGCGATGGCCGGCGGGGCAATAGCCTCGCCGGGCAAGGCGTTGGCTCTACGGTGAGCAAAGGGCACCATCTGCGCGCGACGTGACGGCTTTCCATGCAGGCTCTTCGGGCAACAGACACATCCTTGCTCTGCCTTGTCACCTAGGGTTGGCGCGTGCGGAAGGACGCGCCGGCTCTGGGCCGTTCTATGATGGCCCTTCCGGGCGTAGCTGCGTGTTGCTTCGGGACGCAGGTGCGTGTTCGGCTTTGGAGTGCAGCTCCGCATTTTGCTTGACTGGGCGGGCGCAACTCTTGCTGTGCCTCGTCATCCAGGGCTGGTCCATGTGCCCCCTTGGGGCGGAGCCATGTGTCTGGCCTTGGGGGCGTGGCTCCCCATTTTGCTTGACTGGGCGGGCCTGTGGGCCGAGGATTGAACAACGGCTTGTGTATGTGAGAGGAGGTCCTCAGATGGCGAGAGTCTTCTGCGTGAGTGTTCTGATCGTCGGCGCGCTGGTTTCGATCGGTGGCTGCGACGGCGATAGCAGCAGCGGGTCGCTGCTGGCCCAGGGAACGGCCACCGTGACCTCCAGCAGCACCGTGCTGGCAACGCTCAACATCGATCAGCCCGGCACGCTGCGTGGCGTGATCGTGTGGTCGGGCGCCCCGACGGAACTGGCGATTGGGTTCAAACATGTCGCGTCCGCAACCACCGTGGGCATGGCGCTGGGTTCGTCGCCGACAAGCTCAACGGTGGCGGTGACCTCGGCGCGCGTGGCTGCTGGAACGCAATGGGAGGTCCTGGCGGCGGCACCAAGCGGCCCGGCCGTCAGCGTGCAGTTCGAGGTGACTTTCGAGGCGGACTGAGCGCGACTGCGGGACTGCCGCTGGCTGTCTGAACGGGTGGTCCTGAGCACACGGGTTGATCCGCATTCAGTTGAGGTCGGCGCGCCCCGATGATTGGCGCATCGTCGGCCGCACATCAGAGGAGTTCATCGAATGAGATCTATCGGTCTTTGTGTTCTTCTGCTCACCGCACTGGCCGCCGTCGGCGGCTGCGACAGCGATAGCAGCAGCGGTTCTTTGCTGGCCCAGGGAACCACCTCTGTACCAGCCGGCGATGCCGTACTGGCGACCGTGACCGTTACCGAGCCCGGGACGCTGCGCGGCGTGATCACGTGGTCGGGTGATCCGACGGAGATGGAGATGGGGTTCAAGCATGTGACACCGGGAACCATGATCGGGATCAGCTTTGGCTCCCCGCCGATCACTTCGACGGTGGCGGTAACCTCGGCGCGTGTGGCCGCGGGGACGGAGTGGCAGTTGCTCGTCGGCCACGGCAGCGCGACCACCGTGAGCGTGCAGTTCGAGGTCACATTCGAACCGGATTGCCCGACGTGTCCGTAGCGGCCGATCTCGGTCCGACGCGCCTTGACATGCTGCATCGTCGTCGTTAGGGTATGCTCGTACCGTGTGAGGTGCTGCATTTTCTTCCCCTGCCGTGGGCGCTGGACTTCATCTCGGATCAGCCGTGATTGAGCGGAGGGTTGATGGGACCTCCCAACGGGCAGCAGGCGAATGGCCGCACACGGCGCCCGATCTGGGCGCGTGTGGCGCTTCTGGCGCCGCCACCGCGGTGGCGAATGCCGGTGGCGATTGCGCTCGGGGTATTCGCCGGCGTCGTGCTGCTGCTGGTCCACACGTCGCGCGCGACCTCCTACCTCTCCGACAAGCCCGAAGTCTGCATCAACTGCCACGTGATGGAGCCGGAGTGTGCCGGGTGGACGCACGGCAGCCATCACACCGCGGCGACATGTTCGGACTGCCATCTGCCACACGACAATCTTGTCCACAAGTACATCGTCAAGGGGCGACTGGGCACGTGGCACGCGTGGGTGTTCACGTGGAATACACAGCCTCAGGCGATCCGGCCGCACGCGCTGAGCGTCAATACCGTGCAGGCGAACTGCATTCGGTGTCACGATATGGTGGTGAACAGCACGCGGCTCGTCGAGCGGCCGGAGCATGCGTCGTGGGCGGAATCGGATGCGCTGTGTGCGCGCTGCCACCGCGACGTGGGGCACGGGCACATGAACAGCCTCGCATCGGGCCGGGTGACGCTCGCGCCGAAGACGGCTCTGCGCGTGCCGGCGTGGTTGCGGGAGATCATTTACTCGGAACGGGACCGGGCCGAGTAAAGCGGAGGGGCTGAGATGAAGTCGATCGCGCAGGTGGTTCGGGAGAAGCCGTGGGCCGGTTGGCTGCTGTTCGCGGCGACGCTCGTCGCGGTGTTCGGGCTGGGGCTGTTGCTCTCGACGATCATCATGCACCGGGCCGAGAAGCGGCAGCCGTTCGAGATGATCGTCAGGGTGCGCGAACTCGAGCCGCGGAGCGCGATCTGGGGCACGAACTTCCCGCGCGAGTACGAGACGTATCTCGAGACCAAGGACACCTCGTTCCGCAGCAAATACAACGGCTCGGTGCCGCGCGACATGCTCGAGGAGGATCCACGCTGGGTCGTGCTCTGGGCCGGATACGCGTTCTCGAAGGATTACCTGCAATCGCGCGGGCACGCATGGGCGATCGAGGATATCCGCACGACGCTGCGGACGAACTCGGGGATGCCGGGCACGTGCTGGACGTGCAAAAGCCCCGACGTGCCGCGCGTGATCGCCGAACGCGGCGCGGCCGAGTTCTATAGGGCGGAATGGGATGACCTCGGCGCGGAGATCGTCAATCCGATCGGGTGCGCCGATTGCCACGATCACGAGACGATGAACCTGGTCATCACACGGCCGGCGCTCGTCGAGGCGTTCGAGCGGCGCGGCGAGGACATCGCTGCGGCGACCCACCAGGAGATGCGGGCGCTCGTGTGCGCCCAGTGCCATGTCGAGTACTACTTCAGGGGCGAGGGCATGTACCTGACACTCCCGTGGGACAAGGGGCGCACAGTCGAGGCGATGGAGGCATACTACGACGAGTACGACTTCGCCGACTGGGTGCATCCGCTGAGCCGGGCGAAAATGGTCAAGGCTCAACACCCGGATTGGGAGCTGTTCGAGACGGGCATCCACGCGCAGCGCGGGCTGGCATGCGCTGATTGTCACATGCCGTACCTCGTCGAAGGTGGAATCAAGTACTCGAGCCACCACGTTGTGAGCCCGCTCGCGATGATTCCGAGGACATGCGTCGTCTGCCACCGCGAAGGCGAGGATGAGCTGCGCAAGAACGTCTACGAGCGGCAGGACAAGGTCATGGAACTGCGCAACGCGGCGCTTGACGCGATCGTCGCGGCGCATTTCGAGGCGAAGGCGGCGTGGGACGCCGGCGCAACGGAGGACGAGATGGCGCCCATCCTCGTGCTGATCCGGCATGCGCAATGGCGGTGCGACTTCGTCGCGGCGAGCCATGGGGCACCTTTCCATACGCCGATCGAGAGCGCGCGCATCCTGTCGTCGGCGCGGAAGAAGGCGGACGAGGCGCGCCTGCACCTCGCGCGGATCCTCATGGCGCATGGAGTCACCGAGCCGGTGGAAATCCCTGACATCTCGACAAAGGCTAAGGCGCAAGCGGCCATCGGCCTCGACATGGAGGCCGAGCGCGCGAGAAAAGCCGAGTTCCTCAAGACCGTCGTGCCGCAATGGGACGCGGAGGCGGCAGCGCGCGAGAGGAAGTGGGACGAGGAGAGCGAGGACTGAGAACGACGGAGGAGTCTGTTCTCGACAGGATGAACAGGATTCCCAGGATCAAAGGGATTCGGCCGAGAG
This window contains:
- a CDS encoding right-handed parallel beta-helix repeat-containing protein — encoded protein: MKALCTVVVLVLALAAPGMVLAATTIWVDDDAPNDPGPGDPAVSDPLEDGSAAHPFDAIQEGIDAAVNDDTVLVKDGTYTGTGNRDISFAGKAITVTSENGAATCIIDCQGLTAEPHRGFDFQSGETSASVLNGFAVINGAAQGPGGGILCVLASPRILNCLIANNSTTDEGGGVACAGPCNPTIERCRISGNSADSGGGISCTTMCDATITNCTIAGNESWQSGGGLYCFGSTTTTISSCTISGNRCSNSSTGHGILCDENASATMTNCLLWGNTAGSGTQIRLWSSTSPSTLIVRYSNVQGGAAEAYVAAGCTLDLDGTNIDADPLLAADGHLTAGSPCIDRCPTGPAHDIDAEARPVDVPGMGSGWNTYDIGSDEFADADSNSFPDWWELTYFGSATGAEQSVDEEPDGLTNFEEYTLGTDPVQADTDGDGRADGQELVDGTNPLHADNVEMTYYVNGDPLVGSDTYDGLAPSYDGFHGPKLTIQAGIDSAPVELDYTVSVAPGTYTGSGNKDLDFGHGLAVGTREIVLRAVTGAEVTIIDCEGSGRGFHFHRGETTASVVDGFAIIEGRYSFGGGILCDHASPLIRNCVIAGCFSHPVGGGLFLAASSPTIENCLVVDNSATAGGAGMGCLGSCSPTIFSSTFVGNSPDGVVGGLGTLTMSDCIVAGNVSRQLVAGTATIRNSCIQDGTGQPWFDPVTCIDADPLFVSGPLHDYYLSQTAAGQAVTSPCVDAGSDTAVNLGLAQLSTRTDSMWDDGIVDMGYHAPYVLEISSISRSGDDITIHWNALPSASYVVGWSEDHFVWNEVPVGAVEAWTDVGVLAGTPTGAHRYYRVREDVAAPAPGGAATRTTDDETLRRENGGPGATRPTSHATRPPQSIVGPNVRSGGNVARRDGASGGAGNVSGN
- the nrfH gene encoding cytochrome c nitrite reductase small subunit, which produces MGPPNGQQANGRTRRPIWARVALLAPPPRWRMPVAIALGVFAGVVLLLVHTSRATSYLSDKPEVCINCHVMEPECAGWTHGSHHTAATCSDCHLPHDNLVHKYIVKGRLGTWHAWVFTWNTQPQAIRPHALSVNTVQANCIRCHDMVVNSTRLVERPEHASWAESDALCARCHRDVGHGHMNSLASGRVTLAPKTALRVPAWLREIIYSERDRAE
- the nrfA gene encoding ammonia-forming cytochrome c nitrite reductase — translated: MKSIAQVVREKPWAGWLLFAATLVAVFGLGLLLSTIIMHRAEKRQPFEMIVRVRELEPRSAIWGTNFPREYETYLETKDTSFRSKYNGSVPRDMLEEDPRWVVLWAGYAFSKDYLQSRGHAWAIEDIRTTLRTNSGMPGTCWTCKSPDVPRVIAERGAAEFYRAEWDDLGAEIVNPIGCADCHDHETMNLVITRPALVEAFERRGEDIAAATHQEMRALVCAQCHVEYYFRGEGMYLTLPWDKGRTVEAMEAYYDEYDFADWVHPLSRAKMVKAQHPDWELFETGIHAQRGLACADCHMPYLVEGGIKYSSHHVVSPLAMIPRTCVVCHREGEDELRKNVYERQDKVMELRNAALDAIVAAHFEAKAAWDAGATEDEMAPILVLIRHAQWRCDFVAASHGAPFHTPIESARILSSARKKADEARLHLARILMAHGVTEPVEIPDISTKAKAQAAIGLDMEAERARKAEFLKTVVPQWDAEAAARERKWDEESED